A segment of the Candidatus Dormiibacterota bacterium genome:
GCCGCCGCCGCCCGCTGCAGATTCGCCGCCTCGGTGTTGACCAGCCGGTGGATGCGGTTCTTGGTCTCGCGAAGCGCTCGAATGTCCTCGAGATGGAGCAACGCTCCGAACGCGCCGATGAGCGTGAGCACGTCGGCGATCGCTTCAAAATCTTTGAAGTAGATGACGGTGCGATGCTTGCGAACGGTCTGCTTCGGGGCGCGGCCTATACTGCGCAGCATCCAAGCCAGGCGCTCGGCTAACGCGGGGTCGGCAACGACGAACTCCAAGTGGTATCCGTGGCTTCCCGCCGCCAGCGAACCGCACGCGAGAAAGGCCGCGCGCACCTCCATGATGCGATCGCACTTATGCGCGGGTTTGGGTGGAACCACCCGCAGTCGCTCGGGTAACGAGATGGCAAAGGTGGGCAGACGCGCGAGACGCGTTACGGGTAACGATTCGATAGGATGGGCTTTGCGATCGTCGACGAGCGACCAGAAGAGGCGCGCGATGGCATTACGGTGGGTAATGAACGCGGTTCGTTCGGGATTGGCGCCGTACAGCGCGAGGCCGAAGATCAATGCATCGCGACAGTGCGCGTTGCTCGGGAGATCGCGCGTGAGTGCATCCTTCGCATCGGCGCCCAGGCCGCTTCCCCGCTTGGATGCGGCTCGTTCCTTTACATCCACGCGCGTTCGCCCAGCGTTCGCCGCGTGGCCGCTTCGGCCGCCGCCGCAAGCAGTTCGGCCGCGTCGCGCATCGATTCCGCCGCGGACGTCTGCGGGGGCGCGATGGGTACGACGCCGATTCCACACCGAGCGAGCGGTTCCACAACGTCCGGATCGACCGCTCCGCCGAACGCGATAACCGGAACGTTCTGCGCGCGCGCGAATGCGGCGACGCCCGAAACCGTTTTGCCGTGTAGGGTCTGCGCGTCGATTTTGCCTTCGCCCGTCATGCAGAGCGCGGCACCTCGCAGCAATTCCGTCAGGTTCCACTCCCGGGCGATCAATGCGACGCCGGGTTCCATGTGCGCGCCGAGAAATGCGAGCAGCGCGAACCCCAAACCGCCGGCCGCCCCGGCCCCCGGTTCGTTGCGATAGTCGCGCTGCAGCGTACGTTCGGCCACGCCGGCGATATGCGCCAGCACCCGGTCGAGCAACGCGATCTGTTCCGGATCGGCGCCCTTCTGCGCGGCGAAGGTTTGCGCCGCTCCGTCGGGCCCGCAGAGCGGATTGTCCACATCAACGGCGACGTCGATGCGCACGTCCGCAAGGCGTGCATCGAGCGACCGCAGATCGATCGTCGCCAAGCATTCGTAGGCCGCCATCCCCGCGCCGATGACGGCGCCGTCTACGTCGAGAAAACGAACGCCGAGCGCGCGCAGCATGCCGGTACCGGCATCGTTCGTTGCGCTACCGCCGACAGCTACGATCACACGATCGGCGCCGGCGTCGAGCGCCGCTCGTATCAATTCTCCCGTACCGAACGTATCGGCGCGCATCGGATCGTACTGCGCCGGCTCGAGAAGCCCAAGACCCGACGCACTCGCCATTTCCACGATGGCCGTGCCGCCGGCGAGTGCGTACACCGCTTCGACCGGGTCGCCGAAGGGCCCGCGAACGCGTGCGGTCGCGCGCGCCGCGCCGCGCCCCAAAAAGACGTCGACCGTCCCCTCGCCGCCGTCGGCCATCGGGCATAGCAGGCATCGCGCTTCCGGCCTAGCCGCGAGCACGCCGCGCTGCATCGCGTGCGCCGCTTGGGTGGCCGTAAGGCTGCCTTTGAACTTATCCGGAGCGATGAGGACGGTGATACTCACGTGCTAAAAAACATTCCGCCAGGTTGAGTCGCTGGCCTCGTCTTCGGTCCGGCGGGTTATGGGCACCTTAGTGCGAGGGGCGGGCGATTGATTAGCTGGGAGTATGGTAGTATGGCACTATGGCGACGCGTAAAATGACGTTCACCCTGCCCGAACCGCTAGCTGCACGACTTACCAAGCAGGTGGCTGCTCGCGATCGCTCGCGGTACGTCGCGGAAGCGGTAGCGGAGCGTCTGGCCGCACGCGAGCGCCGGCTGATGCGGTCGTGCGAGGTTGCGAACGATTCGGCTGACGTCTTGGAGATCGAGCGCGAATTCGACGCCTTACCGGACGCCACGAGCGAATCGTGGCATGTCCGCTAGCCCGCGACGCGGCGAGGTCTGGTGGGTCGCGCTCGATCCGGCACAGGGCTCGGAGATCCAAAAAACGCGGCCGTGCATCGTGTTGACGAGCGACATCGTGAACGCCCGCCGGCGCACGGTAGTGGTCGTTCCGCTCTCGAGCGCGCCGCGCGAGAGCCCGCCTCTTTTGATTGGGCTGAGCTCTATCGGTAGGCCGGCGGTCGCGGTCCTCGACCAACTACGCGCGGTTACGAAAGAGCGGCTGCGCGAGAAGTTGGGAGATGTCGCGCCGGCAGAATTGGGCGCTATCGAGGACGGCCTTAGAGAGATTCTCGAACTGTGAACGCGCGTGTATTTACATCCACTCGATCGGGTCGTCTTTGCGCGTGTCGATAATTTCGTAGAGATCGGCGGGCTTTACCGACGGCGTCATGCGCAGCGGAACCTCGCGAACGCGCACGGTGACGAATTTGCTCGCATAGTGGATTTCTAGCACGTCGCCAGGTTTCACGCTATAGGCCGGTTTGACCGGCTTTCCGTCTTTGGTGATGCGACCGTGCTCGAGCGCCTCGTGCGCCTCGGTGCGTCGCTTCGAAAGTCGCGCGACCTTCATGAATTTATCGAGTCGCATACGTCGCCTCCGAGAGTCGTAACGAGAAATGCTCCTCGAGTGCCGCACGGCCCAGAGGAGTGACGTGCAGCGCTCTGCTTGCCTGCGTGCGCACGACCCAACCGGAGTCCAGGAGCCGATCGCATAGCGCTGCGCCGAGCGCGCCTGCTAGATGCGACCGGTGCTCGGTCCAATCGAGGCACTGGCTCGCGAAATGCCGTCGTTTCGATTGCGCGTCGGCGACGTCGAGCCCAAAAGCCGTGAAGTAGCTATGCCCCTTGTTCGTAATCGTGTAGTCGTGCGAGCCGCCGGGAATCAGGATCTTTCGCGCGACGAGCGAGTCGGTGATGCCGACCCCCAAGCGGCCGGCGAGGTGATCGTAGCAGGAGCGCGCGATGCGCAGTTCGCCGGCAATCGCGCTCTGTGCCAAGGCGACGATGCGTGCCGGCTTGGAGATGACGGCGAGCGCTTCCAGAGCGCGTCCCACATCGGCGCCGGCGAGCCGATAGAGCCGCCGGCGGCCCGAAGGTTGGACCACAATGAGCCCACCCGCGACGAGCTTCGATAGGTGCGCGCTCGCGGCCGTTGGAGAGACGGTCGCGCGGCGAGCTAACTCGCCGGCCGATAGCGTTCGACCGTCCAGCAGCGAGAGCAGCATGGTCGAGCGGCCAGGATCCCCGATCAATGCTGCGACGTGTGCAAGGTTGGGGTCTGGAGAAGGCCGTGCGATCGTTCGTTTAGGCATAACGTTCTCGGGAAGTATACGCTGGATCGGTGCTCGCCGCCTCGAATCTCATGGGTCCATTATAACGGCTTGATTATTCACATAAACGTGAAGCGTTCGCTGCCCGACGATTGGCGACACCCGAAGCGCGGATCTCTGTCTGTCGGCCCATGAGCACCGTGCGAACCGGGAGAGACTTCGAGCGATCGCCGTGAAACTGAGCGATCGGCTAACTCCGCGAGAGAGGACGATGCGTTTGCATGCGCGATAGAAGCGGGATGGCGCAAGCGCAGAACCCACGGCGGCCGGGGATCAATATCTTCGACGATACCAAGCCGATGTGGCGAATTTTTCTGGTCTTCCTCATACCGTTGATGATCAGTAACGTTCTGCAATCCGCTTCCCAGACGTTTAGTTTTATCTTCTTAGGGCGAATGCTCGGCGTCGACGCATTGGCGGCCGTTTCGGCGGTGTTTCCCGTCGTGTTCTTGCTGTTCTCGTTCTTGATTGGGATCGCGAGCGGCAGCACGGTGCTGATCGGGCAGGCCTTCGGCGCGGGCGACCAGCACCGCGTCAAGAAAATAGCCGGCACCGTGCTCGGGGCGACGTTGCTCTTCGCCATCTTCGTGTCGGTGGTCGGGACGTTGGTCTCACCGTACATGCTGACCCTCCTGGGGACCCCGGCATCGATTCTGAAGGAAGCCGATGCCTATACGCGCGTCGTGTTCCTCACGGCGCCGGTCATCTTTCCGTACTTGGTTTTCACGACATTTCTGCGCGGCACCGGCGATTCGAAGACGCCGTTGTGGTTTCTCATCGTCAGCACCGTATTGACGATTCTCTTTACCCCAGCGCTCATTCGTGGCTGGTTCGGTTTGCCGCAGCTCGGCGTCGTCAGCGCGGCCGTCGCCGGATTGCTCAGCCAGGGGATCGCATTCGCGGCGATGCTGGTGATGCTCTCGCGCACGAAACATCCACTGCGATTCGATGCCGAGATGGCGCGCGATATGCTCTTCGACCCGAAGATTCTCTGGCTGGTCGTGCGCATCGGCGTGCCGACCGGCTTGCAGGTGATCATGGTCTCGCTCGCCGAGATTGCGGTGATCAGCTTCGTGAATCGCTTCGGCGCTAACGCCACGGCGGCATACGGGGCCGTCAACCAAATTATCAGCTACGTGCAATTTCCGGCGATATCGATCAGCATCGCGGCTTCGATCTTCGGGGCACAGTGCATCGGCGCGCGGCGCGAAGACAAACTCGGGAGCGTCGTGCGTTCGGCCGTGATGCTCAATTACATCATCGGCGGCATCCTCATCGCGATCTGCTACATCTTCGCGGATGTCTTGATCGGTTGGTTCATCACCGACCCGGCGACGATCCAAGTCGCCCACGGCCTGTTGGTGATTACGCTGTGGAGCTATCTGCTCTTCGGTAACAGCGCCGTCATCAGCGGCGTGATGCGCAGCAGCGGCACGGTGCTCTGGCCCACGATCAACGGCATCTTCGCCATCTGGGCGGTCGAAGTACCCGCGGCGTTCATCCTCATGCAGCACTACGGTTTGCGCGGCGTCTGGATGGGCTACCCGATCTCATACGCCTTCGTGCTCTGCGCGCAGTTTACGTACTATAAACTGGTGTGGCAGAAGAAGACGCACGCGCGCCTCGTGTAGACGTTCGCTACACTTCGCCGATCATGATATCGGGCATGCCTTCGAAGAAGTTCTTGATGTCGTCCAGCACGTGGCGGCCTGCGTCGCTCGCCATCGCCGTACTGTAGGCTTGCATGCTCTCGAAGTAGAGGGTGGTGATGATTTGATAGGGCGCCGGGTCGCCGGTGGGCGTGCCGACGATTTTGCGCACCTCACTTGCTTTGAGCCCGTATTCGGTGAGCGTATTTTCGACCATCTGAACGTGCGAGCCGTAATAGTAATCGGTGTTCATCTTGTTGCCGGCTTGGTAGGCGACGGTGATCGCGATCATGGACGCTCCTTCGCAAAACGTGATTAGATGCGCTTATTCGCTTGGGGTGTGACGCAGGTGCCGCTCGCGCGGCAAACGATCGTCGGTTCGGTTAGGGCATCGGCGGCGCTGGGAGAGATATCGGTGCGCGCGGTAATCACCTTGCGCGCCTCGAACTCCATCTTGCGCGACGACGTGCCGACGTGCACGATGCGGCCGCGCGCTTCGATATAATCGCCGGCATAGACCGGGGCGAGAAACTCGACGGAATCGTAGGCGACAAACAGCCCTTCGTCGCCGTCCATGCGGATGAGCAATTCGGTTGCGACGTCCCCGAATAGGGCGAGCATCCGCGCGCCGTCGACGAGATCACCTCCGTAGTGCGCGTCGTGCGCGCTCATGCGCAGCCGAATCAGGCTGCTTGGGTCTTCGCCTGTTGCCATAATTCCTCGAGTTCGACGAGCGATAGATCGGTGAGCGCCTTGCCGTTTGCGGCGACGCGTTCTTCCATAAACCGGAAGCGCCGGTAGAATTTTTCGTTGGCTTCGCGCATCGCCGCTTCGGCATCGATGCCGAGCGCGCGCGAGAGATTGACGATGGTGAAGAAGACGTCGCCGAGTTCTTCGCGTACGTGGTCGTCGTCGTTCTTCGCCCGGCGGGCTTCGCTAAGCTCGGTTAGCTCTTCGTGCAGTTTATCCAAAACGCCCGAGATATCGGGCCAGTCGAAGCCGACGCGCGCCGCTTTCTCTTGCATCCGTTGCCCGCGTTGCAGGGCGCCGAGATGCTTCGGGATGCCGTCGAGGCGACTGGCGCGTTTCTGCCCGGTCTTTTCTTGCGACTTGAGCTTCTCCCAGCTACGCCACTGCGAATCGACGTCTTCGATAACGGCGCTGCCGAACACGTGGGGGTGCCGGCGGACCATCTTGTTCGAGAGCGCATCAATCACGTCGGCCACGGTGAATGCCCCGGTCTCGGAACCCAACTGCGCGTGGAAGACGATCTGCAGCAACAGGTCGCCGAGCTCTTCGCAGAGTTCGCTCGCATCCTCGTTCTCGATCGCTTCGACCACTTCGTACGTTTCTTCGATGAGGTAGGGAACCAGCGTGCGGTGCGTTTGCTCGCGATCCCACGGGCAGCCCAGGCGCAGGCGAGCCATGATTTCGATGAGATCGTCCCACGAATAGTGCGAGGACTGCGGCGGAAGCGGTACGAGCGGCATCGTGATCGACGCCGACAGCGTTGCGTGCGGCATGCCGGGCACGATCGCGGTTTCGATATCGCGCGCTTCGAGAGCGCGTAGTAATAGCGGGAGGCCCGGAAAATCGGAGAGCGGGTTGCCTAGCACGCCGATCCCGAGATCGCCGCGCTCGCGCATCGCATCGATGCGGACGGCGAAGCGTTCGATTTCGTCGGTGCCGCCGCGCACGATCAGCGCCGCGTCCGTTGCGACGTCGTCGGTGAGCGCGACGCCCGCGCTTGCAAGATACGATTGGAGATCGGCCGGGGCTAAAAGCACGAGCGCATGCGCGACGCTTCGCAGCGCATCCACGCTCCCGAGCGTCATCAAACTAGGATCGCCGGGGCCGAGCCCCACGATTCGCACCATCATCAGTCGCCGTTCATTCTCCGCCCACCCCCCTTACCCCCGGATAGCGCTATTGCTTACCCTCGGATAGCAAAAGCGGCCGCCCACAGGGCGACCGCTTTTGGCGACTTTAGCCGGCAAAGCTTCAGCTTTGACGGATAAAGTCCCTAGGGTGACGAGGAAGCGGCGGGCGCAACCGAGGCTGCGGGTGCAGCGGCCGGCGGCGGCGACGGGAAGAGCCCCGCGAAGCGGGGGTCGTTGACGGTGATGGTCGCCTTCTCTTGCAGACCGGCCAGGAACGGCTGGATCAGCGGAGCTTCCTGCTGCTGGCGCAGAAGGTCGGCGATGCGGTCGTGCGTGTTGGCGAGCGTGGCTTTGACGCCGGGCTGACGCTTTTCGACCTGGATGATGTGGTAGCCGAACGGCGATTTCACCGGAGCGCTGATCTTGCCGATCGGGAGCGAGAATGCGGCCTGGTCGAATGCCGGGACCATCTGGCCGCGGCGGAACCAACCGAGCTCGCCGCCCTTATCCTTGCTGCCGGGATCCATCGAGTACTGCTTGGCCAGGGCGGAGAACTTCGCGCCCGCCTTGAGCTGTGCTTCGATCTTGTTCGCGGTTGCGAGATCCGGTACTAAGATGTGGCGCGCGTCCACTTGTGCGGGCTTATCGAACGCGGCGTGATTC
Coding sequences within it:
- the whiA gene encoding DNA-binding protein WhiA; amino-acid sequence: MDVKERAASKRGSGLGADAKDALTRDLPSNAHCRDALIFGLALYGANPERTAFITHRNAIARLFWSLVDDRKAHPIESLPVTRLARLPTFAISLPERLRVVPPKPAHKCDRIMEVRAAFLACGSLAAGSHGYHLEFVVADPALAERLAWMLRSIGRAPKQTVRKHRTVIYFKDFEAIADVLTLIGAFGALLHLEDIRALRETKNRIHRLVNTEAANLQRAAAAAANQSQTIAYIANAYGLGQLSPPLREIAELRLAHPGESLAEIGNRCNPPIGKPTVSSRLTALTRLAAKLRSGRAQGSKPGKPRNPR
- a CDS encoding glycerate kinase, which codes for MSITVLIAPDKFKGSLTATQAAHAMQRGVLAARPEARCLLCPMADGGEGTVDVFLGRGAARATARVRGPFGDPVEAVYALAGGTAIVEMASASGLGLLEPAQYDPMRADTFGTGELIRAALDAGADRVIVAVGGSATNDAGTGMLRALGVRFLDVDGAVIGAGMAAYECLATIDLRSLDARLADVRIDVAVDVDNPLCGPDGAAQTFAAQKGADPEQIALLDRVLAHIAGVAERTLQRDYRNEPGAGAAGGLGFALLAFLGAHMEPGVALIAREWNLTELLRGAALCMTGEGKIDAQTLHGKTVSGVAAFARAQNVPVIAFGGAVDPDVVEPLARCGIGVVPIAPPQTSAAESMRDAAELLAAAAEAATRRTLGERAWM
- a CDS encoding type II toxin-antitoxin system PemK/MazF family toxin: MSASPRRGEVWWVALDPAQGSEIQKTRPCIVLTSDIVNARRRTVVVVPLSSAPRESPPLLIGLSSIGRPAVAVLDQLRAVTKERLREKLGDVAPAELGAIEDGLREILEL
- a CDS encoding RNA-binding S4 domain-containing protein yields the protein MRLDKFMKVARLSKRRTEAHEALEHGRITKDGKPVKPAYSVKPGDVLEIHYASKFVTVRVREVPLRMTPSVKPADLYEIIDTRKDDPIEWM
- a CDS encoding MarR family transcriptional regulator, which gives rise to MPKRTIARPSPDPNLAHVAALIGDPGRSTMLLSLLDGRTLSAGELARRATVSPTAASAHLSKLVAGGLIVVQPSGRRRLYRLAGADVGRALEALAVISKPARIVALAQSAIAGELRIARSCYDHLAGRLGVGITDSLVARKILIPGGSHDYTITNKGHSYFTAFGLDVADAQSKRRHFASQCLDWTEHRSHLAGALGAALCDRLLDSGWVVRTQASRALHVTPLGRAALEEHFSLRLSEATYATR
- a CDS encoding MATE family efflux transporter — protein: MRDRSGMAQAQNPRRPGINIFDDTKPMWRIFLVFLIPLMISNVLQSASQTFSFIFLGRMLGVDALAAVSAVFPVVFLLFSFLIGIASGSTVLIGQAFGAGDQHRVKKIAGTVLGATLLFAIFVSVVGTLVSPYMLTLLGTPASILKEADAYTRVVFLTAPVIFPYLVFTTFLRGTGDSKTPLWFLIVSTVLTILFTPALIRGWFGLPQLGVVSAAVAGLLSQGIAFAAMLVMLSRTKHPLRFDAEMARDMLFDPKILWLVVRIGVPTGLQVIMVSLAEIAVISFVNRFGANATAAYGAVNQIISYVQFPAISISIAASIFGAQCIGARREDKLGSVVRSAVMLNYIIGGILIAICYIFADVLIGWFITDPATIQVAHGLLVITLWSYLLFGNSAVISGVMRSSGTVLWPTINGIFAIWAVEVPAAFILMQHYGLRGVWMGYPISYAFVLCAQFTYYKLVWQKKTHARLV
- a CDS encoding EthD family reductase, yielding MIAITVAYQAGNKMNTDYYYGSHVQMVENTLTEYGLKASEVRKIVGTPTGDPAPYQIITTLYFESMQAYSTAMASDAGRHVLDDIKNFFEGMPDIMIGEV
- a CDS encoding hotdog domain-containing protein; its protein translation is MATGEDPSSLIRLRMSAHDAHYGGDLVDGARMLALFGDVATELLIRMDGDEGLFVAYDSVEFLAPVYAGDYIEARGRIVHVGTSSRKMEFEARKVITARTDISPSAADALTEPTIVCRASGTCVTPQANKRI
- the mazG gene encoding nucleoside triphosphate pyrophosphohydrolase codes for the protein MMVRIVGLGPGDPSLMTLGSVDALRSVAHALVLLAPADLQSYLASAGVALTDDVATDAALIVRGGTDEIERFAVRIDAMRERGDLGIGVLGNPLSDFPGLPLLLRALEARDIETAIVPGMPHATLSASITMPLVPLPPQSSHYSWDDLIEIMARLRLGCPWDREQTHRTLVPYLIEETYEVVEAIENEDASELCEELGDLLLQIVFHAQLGSETGAFTVADVIDALSNKMVRRHPHVFGSAVIEDVDSQWRSWEKLKSQEKTGQKRASRLDGIPKHLGALQRGQRMQEKAARVGFDWPDISGVLDKLHEELTELSEARRAKNDDDHVREELGDVFFTIVNLSRALGIDAEAAMREANEKFYRRFRFMEERVAANGKALTDLSLVELEELWQQAKTQAA
- a CDS encoding peptidylprolyl isomerase, yielding MSKAHRILAGLATALLAGTLVACSGGGTIATVNGQAISQASFDSKLEGSPAARGTLQQMVQEALIEQYAKNNNINVTDADITAREDQLKANFPNGSWGDMLKARGLTEADVHNALREQIILDKAVGGSVKVSDAQISAYFAKNHAAFDKPAQVDARHILVPDLATANKIEAQLKAGAKFSALAKQYSMDPGSKDKGGELGWFRRGQMVPAFDQAAFSLPIGKISAPVKSPFGYHIIQVEKRQPGVKATLANTHDRIADLLRQQQEAPLIQPFLAGLQEKATITVNDPRFAGLFPSPPPAAAPAASVAPAASSSP